TTCTCAATAAGTTCTATTGGGCCATTTTCAAGTATTCTGAAACCAAATTTTTCAAAATATCCTGGCAAGTCAGTTGTAATATAAACATCACTGGCTGGAAAGATATTTATCAGATGTTCAACAATCATTTTGCCAATTCCCTGATTTCTCCTGTTTTCAATTACCCCAACACTGCCAAGTTCATAAACCTCTTTGTGCGGCCTGATTCTTCCAAAGCCAATAACCTCTTCTCCATCAACTGCCACAACAAACTGCCTGTAATTAAGGTCTTCATCATCAAGGCGAAAATCCGTGATTTTCTTAGTTATAAAAGACATGTCTTCGTATTTTGCCTGGCGTATGAATACAGCCATTTTCAGGATATAATCAATTTTTTGAAAATTTCTATAAGCCTTCTTGTAGCGTTCCCCGGCCTCCCATCACCAATCACCCTGCCATCTATCTTTATAACAGGAATAACCTCTGCACCTGTGCCTGTCATGAAGCATTCGTCCGCATTGTAAAGGTCATAGCGGGTTAGAGTGGTTTCGTGTGTTTTAATGCCGAGGGATTCAGCTATTTCTATTACTGTTCTCATTGTTATGCCATCGAGGGCACCGTGATAAGGTGCGGGTGTAAGAAGTTCATTATG
This window of the Nitrospirota bacterium genome carries:
- a CDS encoding GNAT family N-acetyltransferase is translated as MSFITKKITDFRLDDEDLNYRQFVVAVDGEEVIGFGRIRPHKEVYELGSVGVIENRRNQGIGKMIVEHLINIFPASDVYITTDLPGYFEKFGFRILENGPIELIEKLDRVCKSKCREGAVVMVHKKI